One stretch of Bombina bombina isolate aBomBom1 chromosome 7, aBomBom1.pri, whole genome shotgun sequence DNA includes these proteins:
- the LOC128636334 gene encoding protein B4, giving the protein MAPKKDVTSTVSTGDKASTEAASGSNNTKPKAAKVIKTAAKVIKTTANPSTLSMVVEVLKKSERKGTSVQSIRNQIMIAHPTVDPVRLKFLLRSALKRGLEKGILIRPLNSSASGATGRFKLAKVEKPKGKSNKTGENEDPNSKVEDKDKKAEKPKKPKAQKEESKGLKEKKPKAAKKAQEESEKKPKPAAKPKKEPSEKAKVTEAPPKKPKAQKEKADEAEVPAKVKEPAKPKKEPAKANKETKAETSKAKKDATEDAGGKETKKAKK; this is encoded by the exons ATGGCACCTAAGAAAGATGTGACCAGTACAGTTAGTACTGGTGACAAGGCGAGTACAGAAGCTGCCTCAG GGTCCAATAATACAAAGCCCAAAGCAGCAAAGGTTATAAAGACCGCAGCAAAGGTTATAAAGACCACAGCAAATCCTTCAACCCTGTCAATGGTAGTGGAGGTCCTGAAGAAGTCTGAACGCAAGGGAACATCTGTCCAGTCTATTCGCAACCAGATAATGATAGCCCATCCCACAGTGGACCCTGTTCGACTCAAGTTCCTCCTGCGTTCTGCTCTTAAACGTGGGCTAGAGAAGGGAATCCTGATCCGGCCACTTAATTCCAGTGCATCTGGGGCCACTGGCCGATTCAAG TTGGCAAAAGTGGAAAAGCCCAAAGGAAAATCCAATAAGACTGGGGAGAATGAAGACCCAAATTCCAAGGTGGAAGACAAAGACAAAAAAGCAGAAAAGCCAAAGAAACCCAAGGCTCAAAAAGAGGAGTCCAAAG GTTTAAAGGAGAAAAAGCCCAAAGCTGCTAAAAAGGCACAGGAAGAGAGTGAG AAAAAACCTAAACCTGCTGCCAAACCAAAAAAAGAGcccagtgagaaagctaaagtgaCAGAGGCTCCTCCAAAGAAACCAAAAGCCCAAAAGGAAAAAGCTGATGAAGCTGAAGTGCCAGCTAAGGTGAAAGAACCTGCCAAACCAAAGAAGGAACCAGCTAAAGCCAATAAGGAAACTAAGGCAGAGACTTCTAAAGCCAAGAAAGATGCCACAGAGGACGCAGGAGGGAAGGAAACCAAAAAGGCAAAGAAGTGA